In one Solanum lycopersicum chromosome 11, SLM_r2.1 genomic region, the following are encoded:
- the LOC104644793 gene encoding uncharacterized protein, whose translation MSPVTFPVIDHNHPLFLQHTDTPGSSLISLQLTGSENYALWSRYFRISLVGKSKLGFVDGRFPKSMFEPLLHDQWEKCNAVVLSWIMNAVRPGLLNSVVYASDARKVWLDLRESFDTLVQGTILIAEYYSRLRDLWGEYDSLMPCPSCPCPESKKFREHCDYQRLLQFLMGLNESYSSPRSQILMMSPIPMLNKAYALIIDRESQRNLTSFVSNSSGLIEGTSLYSHKSNTYTSGAGTSKVPF comes from the coding sequence ATGAGTCCAGTCACATTTCCAGTGATTGATCACAATCATCCACTATTTCTTCAACACACAGACACTCCAGGTAGTTCCCTAATCTCTCTTCAATTAACAGGTTCAGAGAATTATGCTCTTTGGAGTAGATATTTTAGGATTAGCTTAGTTGGGAAAAGCAAGTTAGGCTTTGTAGATGGAAGGTTTCCTAAATCTATGTTTGAACCATTATTGCATGATCAGTGGGAAAAGTGTAATGCAGTAGTGTTAAGTTGGATTATGAATGCAGTAAGGCCAGGACTTCTAAATTCTGTTGTGTATGCGTCTGATGCACGCAAAGTTTGGCTGGATCTAAGAGAAAGCTTTGATACATTAGTTCAGGGAACTATCTTAATTGCTGAATATTACTCTAGGTTAAGAGATCTATGGGGTGAATATGATTCTCTTATGCCATGTCCTAGTTGTCCTTGTCCTGAATCAAAGAAATTTAGGGAGCATTGTGATTATCAAAGGTTGTTGCAGTTCTTAATGGGACTAAATGAGTCATACTCCTCTCCTAGAAGCCAAATACTCATGATGAGTCCTATTCCAATGCTTAACAAAGCTTATGCATTGATCATTGATCGAGAGAGTCAGAGGAATCTGACGAGTTTTGTTTCCAATAGCTCAGGGCTCATTGAAGGCACATCATTGTATTCTCATAAAAGTAACACTTACACAAGTGGTGCAGGAACTTCTAAAGTTcctttctag